Proteins from a single region of Chryseobacterium sp. T16E-39:
- a CDS encoding toxic anion resistance protein: MDNQSNQPTDPIQPIEPLKTFEPAPPVQPTQGAAPVLVDRDGNVNLTQIQDADLQKYETAANAIDETNPGSIVNFGSELQKTLANQSDSFLNNVRRSNSGEVGELINNLLVELNYVDVDEINGGNKVKGFFSRLPFMKKMITQVENLFAKYDKIVNNIDQISYKVNAGIITSTKDNAVLQTIFDSNVNSIKQIEDLVIAGNLRMERAGRELSEMETNVQNYADYQIADKRDFINRLDRRLADLKVVRLIMMQSLPQIRLVQNNNVSIAEKAQTILTTTLPVWKNQLSLAVAMHRQQQNIEIQQKVSSTTEEILRKNAERLGQNSRNVAKANEQTIVSAETLKETTAMLINTLNEVKQIQKQGTENRRKLDQDLQSLESELKANIRG; the protein is encoded by the coding sequence ATGGATAATCAATCAAATCAACCTACTGATCCAATTCAGCCGATTGAACCTCTTAAAACATTTGAACCCGCTCCGCCAGTCCAGCCGACTCAGGGAGCTGCTCCGGTTCTGGTTGACAGAGATGGAAATGTGAATTTAACTCAGATACAGGATGCAGATCTTCAAAAATATGAAACTGCGGCTAATGCAATAGATGAAACCAACCCAGGTTCTATCGTGAACTTTGGTTCTGAACTTCAAAAGACTTTAGCCAATCAGAGTGATAGTTTTTTAAATAATGTAAGAAGATCAAATTCCGGAGAAGTAGGAGAGTTAATCAATAATTTATTGGTTGAACTTAACTATGTGGATGTGGATGAAATCAATGGCGGAAATAAAGTAAAAGGCTTTTTCAGTCGTTTGCCATTCATGAAGAAAATGATCACTCAGGTAGAAAACTTATTTGCCAAGTACGATAAAATTGTTAATAATATAGATCAGATCTCTTATAAAGTAAATGCAGGAATTATTACTTCTACAAAAGATAATGCTGTATTGCAGACTATTTTTGATAGTAATGTAAACTCGATCAAGCAGATTGAAGATCTTGTTATTGCAGGAAATTTAAGAATGGAAAGAGCAGGCAGAGAGCTTTCCGAAATGGAGACTAATGTTCAAAATTATGCTGATTATCAGATCGCTGATAAAAGAGATTTTATCAACAGATTAGACAGAAGATTGGCTGACCTTAAAGTGGTTCGTTTGATCATGATGCAGTCTCTTCCGCAGATCAGACTGGTACAAAATAATAATGTTTCTATTGCTGAGAAGGCACAGACCATCCTTACAACGACACTTCCTGTATGGAAAAATCAGCTTTCTTTAGCTGTTGCGATGCACAGGCAACAGCAGAATATTGAGATCCAGCAGAAAGTTTCTTCTACTACAGAAGAGATCTTGAGAAAGAATGCAGAACGTCTTGGACAGAATTCAAGAAATGTTGCTAAGGCTAATGAACAGACAATTGTTTCTGCTGAGACCTTGAAAGAAACAACAGCAATGTTGATCAATACGCTTAATGAAGTGAAACAGATTCAGAAACAGGGAACAGAGAACAGAAGAAAGCTGGATCAGGATCTTCAGTCATTAGAAAGCGAATTAAAAGCAAATATTAGAGGTTAA
- a CDS encoding catalase: MPSTIRYNKKFDQLTDEEKALFEINKKSIADFVEQSSSVSDVNYATRNAHAKTYAVAHGEFKINPGIPEELQQFFDKDKYDLMIRFSNAHPQVGKNRKEIPAYGFAVKIKDENGDLLANYPMVNFPLFPINSVSTFLQLFTAVNRFFVKKWNNVFSLTAQVIKAAPYFFTPSMIKNVFRFIGKRNDFLLAFDYYSVGAYRMGEYVMKIKLQPQSVKKNFGRKMSMQKALESYFESNDYTADVMIQLCYDLNDQPINKLNQEWKNSPFIKVGEVKMMKGCLLDPRSCETELLSFNPFESKSIFHPVGKIQKLRDEAYKVSLQTRRKINKLLHG, from the coding sequence ATGCCAAGCACAATAAGATATAATAAGAAATTTGATCAACTTACTGACGAGGAAAAAGCACTCTTTGAAATCAACAAGAAAAGCATAGCTGATTTTGTTGAACAATCATCTTCAGTAAGCGATGTCAATTACGCAACCCGAAATGCACATGCAAAAACATATGCCGTAGCCCATGGAGAATTTAAAATCAACCCGGGTATTCCGGAAGAGTTACAGCAGTTCTTTGATAAGGACAAATATGACTTAATGATCCGGTTTTCAAATGCCCATCCCCAGGTCGGTAAAAACAGGAAAGAAATCCCGGCTTATGGTTTTGCTGTAAAAATAAAAGACGAAAATGGAGATCTACTGGCTAATTATCCTATGGTCAATTTTCCATTATTTCCAATTAATTCTGTCAGTACTTTTTTACAGTTATTCACTGCTGTCAATCGATTTTTCGTTAAAAAATGGAACAATGTATTTTCATTAACAGCACAGGTGATAAAAGCAGCGCCTTATTTTTTCACTCCTTCAATGATAAAAAATGTCTTTAGGTTTATAGGAAAAAGAAATGATTTCCTTTTAGCATTTGACTATTATTCAGTCGGGGCATATCGAATGGGAGAATACGTCATGAAAATAAAACTTCAACCCCAATCCGTCAAAAAGAATTTCGGAAGGAAAATGAGTATGCAAAAAGCCCTTGAATCCTATTTTGAATCAAATGATTATACTGCTGATGTTATGATCCAGCTATGTTATGATCTGAATGACCAGCCTATCAACAAGCTCAATCAGGAATGGAAAAATTCACCCTTTATAAAGGTAGGGGAAGTAAAAATGATGAAAGGCTGCTTATTGGATCCCAGATCCTGCGAAACGGAACTATTATCTTTTAATCCATTTGAAAGTAAATCTATTTTCCATCCGGTGGGTAAAATACAGAAACTACGGGATGAAGCGTACAAGGTTTCATTACAGACCAGACGTAAGATCAATAAATTGTTGCATGGATGA
- a CDS encoding Rrf2 family transcriptional regulator has translation MNNTRFATAVHIMTLLAESPQEWLTSEWMAGSININPVVVRKELSVLRTTGLVISRQGKEGGSQLSRSAESISISEIYSAVKNTEVLGKKNQNPNPACSVGREINNHLNTLFGETEKLVIQFLGDKSLQEFCNQFK, from the coding sequence ATGAACAATACAAGATTTGCTACGGCAGTACATATTATGACCTTATTGGCAGAAAGTCCTCAGGAGTGGCTAACTTCTGAATGGATGGCCGGTAGTATTAATATTAATCCTGTAGTTGTTCGCAAAGAATTAAGTGTTTTAAGAACAACAGGTTTAGTGATAAGCAGACAAGGAAAAGAGGGTGGAAGCCAGCTTTCAAGAAGTGCAGAATCAATCAGTATTTCCGAAATTTATTCGGCGGTAAAGAACACTGAAGTTCTTGGAAAGAAAAATCAAAATCCAAATCCGGCATGTAGTGTTGGAAGGGAGATTAACAATCATTTAAATACTTTATTCGGTGAAACGGAAAAATTGGTTATTCAATTTTTAGGAGATAAGTCATTACAGGAATTTTGTAATCAATTCAAGTAA
- a CDS encoding HAD family hydrolase, with the protein MKADIDIHNHHHFSFDLWLTLIKSHPEFKAKRVELFTSFFSISQPVEEVAKTVKYYDDLCNTINEVIGGNVDTFEIYLLILNALNVDIKQINRDDLTLFYTKSEELFLEYKPVIIFENVHQFFDEIKNQGKTINILSNTGFIKGKTLRKFLIEENLDEYIDFHIYSDEINCSKPNPIAFQEVKNKIKNQDIELHQVLHIGDNVIADFNGAKSFGFNAHLLKH; encoded by the coding sequence TTGAAAGCAGATATTGACATCCACAACCACCATCATTTTTCTTTTGATTTGTGGCTTACCTTAATAAAATCTCACCCTGAATTTAAAGCAAAAAGAGTTGAGCTGTTCACCTCGTTTTTTAGTATTAGCCAACCCGTAGAGGAGGTGGCAAAAACGGTAAAATACTACGATGATTTATGCAATACAATCAATGAGGTAATAGGAGGAAATGTGGATACTTTTGAAATTTATTTGCTCATATTAAATGCTCTGAACGTTGATATAAAACAAATTAACAGAGATGATCTGACTCTGTTTTATACCAAAAGTGAAGAATTATTTCTTGAATATAAACCTGTGATTATTTTTGAAAATGTTCATCAGTTTTTTGATGAGATCAAAAATCAGGGAAAAACAATTAATATATTAAGTAACACGGGATTTATAAAGGGGAAAACACTTCGGAAATTTCTGATTGAAGAAAATCTCGATGAGTATATCGATTTCCATATCTACTCTGATGAGATTAACTGTTCAAAACCCAATCCGATTGCTTTTCAGGAAGTGAAAAATAAAATTAAAAATCAGGATATTGAACTTCATCAGGTTTTACATATTGGTGATAATGTGATTGCTGATTTTAACGGAGCGAAGAGTTTTGGTTTCAATGCACACTTACTTAAACATTAA
- a CDS encoding phosphoribosyltransferase family protein, with protein MNTRYSLHHIHSAEEFTFSPAEYSYFKYGDRSYAEKFAKELFDGFITHHEEIFTTDKEIVILPSPYMAIPTASNFLCFYFKKCLDFYLFQKGKKSSVLSKINRNHTYTTDYGNLSFEDRKNLIANDTYYIDKDFLRGKLCIFIDDIKITGSHEHTVNKILNEYAVNADFMFLYYAELMNFDIDPTIENYFNYYAVKNVDHIAEVMIKPSFQFNTRIVKYILGLNSSNFEYLTSKVRKEHMDDLLELAISNNYHLIKEYENNINTLTQTELYYGY; from the coding sequence ATGAACACGAGGTATAGTTTACATCACATTCATTCTGCAGAGGAATTCACTTTTTCTCCTGCGGAATACAGTTATTTTAAATATGGAGACAGGTCTTATGCTGAAAAGTTTGCTAAAGAACTGTTCGATGGATTTATTACTCACCATGAGGAAATTTTCACTACAGATAAAGAAATTGTGATATTGCCCAGTCCTTATATGGCAATTCCTACGGCTTCAAATTTTTTATGCTTTTACTTTAAAAAATGCTTAGACTTTTATCTGTTTCAAAAAGGGAAAAAATCAAGTGTTTTATCGAAGATCAACCGCAATCACACCTATACCACAGATTATGGAAATCTTAGCTTTGAAGATCGTAAAAATTTGATTGCCAACGATACTTATTATATCGATAAGGATTTTTTAAGAGGAAAACTTTGTATTTTTATAGATGATATTAAAATCACAGGAAGTCACGAACATACTGTAAATAAAATATTAAACGAATATGCTGTGAACGCAGATTTTATGTTCTTATATTATGCGGAACTCATGAACTTTGATATTGATCCTACTATTGAAAACTATTTCAATTATTACGCAGTAAAAAATGTAGATCATATTGCTGAAGTCATGATAAAGCCAAGTTTTCAGTTCAATACCAGGATTGTAAAATATATTTTAGGGTTGAATTCAAGTAATTTTGAATATCTTACGTCTAAAGTAAGAAAGGAACATATGGATGACTTGCTGGAATTAGCAATCAGCAACAATTATCATTTAATAAAAGAATACGAAAATAACATCAATACTTTAACACAAACCGAATTATATTATGGCTATTAA
- a CDS encoding TerD family protein, with protein MAINLQKGQRINLTKENGTALTQACVGINWGAIEKKSFFGGSKKEAVDLDGSCILYDSNKNATEVIYFGNLKSKNGSVKHSGDDLTGDVDGDDGLDNEVITVDFSQLDSSVEYVAMVLNSYRGQDFGTIPFASIRIYEGTPTNVREVFAKYDIANDKSFSGHVAMVMGVFYRRNGEWKFNAIGDPTADRKLEQTIQTVQQKYL; from the coding sequence ATGGCTATTAACTTACAAAAAGGTCAAAGAATCAACCTGACCAAAGAAAACGGGACAGCTCTTACGCAAGCCTGTGTTGGAATAAACTGGGGTGCTATAGAGAAAAAAAGTTTTTTTGGCGGCAGTAAAAAAGAAGCAGTAGACTTAGATGGAAGCTGTATTTTGTACGATTCAAACAAAAATGCTACTGAAGTTATTTACTTCGGAAATTTGAAATCTAAAAACGGATCTGTAAAACACAGTGGAGATGATCTTACCGGGGATGTAGATGGAGATGATGGTCTTGATAATGAGGTGATCACAGTAGATTTCAGCCAGCTGGATTCAAGTGTTGAATATGTTGCAATGGTTTTGAACAGCTACAGAGGTCAGGATTTCGGTACAATTCCTTTTGCTTCTATCCGTATTTATGAAGGAACTCCTACAAATGTAAGAGAGGTTTTTGCTAAATATGACATCGCTAATGATAAATCATTTAGCGGGCATGTTGCAATGGTAATGGGAGTTTTCTACAGAAGAAACGGTGAATGGAAGTTCAATGCAATTGGTGATCCGACAGCAGATAGAAAATTGGAGCAAACGATTCAGACTGTTCAGCAAAAGTATCTATAA
- a CDS encoding TerD family protein: MAINLQKGQRENINAPKFTVGLGWDINNTSTGGAFDLDASLFLLGENKKLVSDNHFIFYNNLESPDKAVIHTGDNLTGDGDGDDEQIKIDLTKIDSAVKEITVVVTIHEAEARKQNFGQVRNSFIRIFNTDTNEELLKYELDEDFSIETAVEFGRIYNRNGEWKFEAVGSGQREGLEKFVSIYQ, from the coding sequence ATGGCTATTAACTTACAAAAAGGACAAAGAGAAAATATAAATGCCCCTAAATTTACAGTAGGTTTAGGATGGGATATCAATAATACATCTACAGGCGGAGCTTTTGACCTGGATGCTTCTTTATTTTTATTAGGAGAAAACAAAAAACTAGTTTCAGACAATCACTTTATTTTTTACAACAATCTGGAGTCTCCGGATAAAGCGGTGATCCATACTGGTGATAATTTAACTGGTGATGGAGATGGTGATGATGAACAGATCAAAATTGATTTAACTAAAATAGATTCTGCAGTAAAAGAAATCACGGTAGTCGTTACGATCCACGAAGCAGAAGCAAGAAAACAAAATTTCGGACAGGTAAGAAATTCTTTCATCAGAATTTTCAATACAGATACCAATGAAGAGCTTCTGAAATATGAATTAGATGAAGATTTCTCTATCGAAACCGCTGTTGAATTCGGAAGGATATATAACCGCAACGGAGAATGGAAATTCGAAGCTGTAGGAAGCGGACAGAGAGAAGGTCTTGAAAAATTTGTGTCAATCTATCAATAA
- a CDS encoding FKBP-type peptidyl-prolyl cis-trans isomerase, whose translation MGVADMLFKRKKELAEKNLNEGKAFMEENAKKEGVVTLPSGLQYEIITEGDGAQPKAKDTVKCHYHGTTIKGNVFDSSVKRGTPASFPLNRVISGWTEALQLMPVGSKWRLFLPPNLAYGEEQISKEIGPNSTLIFEVELLGIK comes from the coding sequence ATGGGAGTAGCAGATATGTTATTTAAACGTAAAAAAGAACTGGCTGAGAAAAACCTTAATGAAGGAAAAGCTTTTATGGAGGAAAATGCCAAAAAAGAAGGTGTTGTAACGTTACCAAGTGGATTGCAATATGAAATCATTACAGAAGGTGATGGAGCTCAGCCAAAAGCAAAGGACACCGTAAAATGTCACTACCACGGAACTACGATCAAAGGAAATGTTTTTGACAGCTCTGTAAAAAGAGGAACTCCGGCATCTTTTCCTTTGAACAGAGTGATCTCGGGATGGACAGAAGCTTTACAGTTAATGCCTGTCGGAAGTAAATGGAGATTATTTCTTCCTCCAAATCTTGCCTATGGTGAAGAGCAAATCAGCAAAGAAATCGGACCAAACAGTACGCTTATTTTTGAAGTTGAATTGTTAGGAATTAAATAA
- a CDS encoding TerC/Alx family metal homeostasis membrane protein, which produces MEKHQSILELHPGLVWGFAITVVIMLLLDLGVFNKKSHEVSSKEATIWSVVWISLSMIFSGVVYWVFNQSDGHALAVEKFTQYQAAYWIEKALSVDNLFVFILVFGFFKVPKYLHHKVLFWGIIGALIFRAIFIFAGVGLINLTYLPEMNIFGEAVKINIVMMLFGLFLVYAGIKSWGDGDDDDDEDYSNTAGARLIKSFWKVSDNYDGDKFFTIQNGIKMATPLLVVVGVIEFTDVLFAVDSIPAIFAISDDPFILYTSNIFAILGLRSLYFLLANFIHMFSKLPYGLAIILSFIGVKMLIAPWIHISSPVSLGIVGGVLVISVILSIMFPEKKEDEKEKLEEN; this is translated from the coding sequence GTGGAAAAACATCAAAGTATTTTAGAACTGCATCCAGGTTTGGTGTGGGGATTTGCGATAACGGTTGTTATCATGTTGCTTCTGGATTTAGGAGTTTTCAATAAAAAGAGTCACGAAGTTTCATCTAAAGAAGCTACCATCTGGTCTGTAGTATGGATTTCATTATCTATGATTTTTTCAGGAGTGGTGTATTGGGTGTTTAACCAATCGGACGGTCATGCGCTTGCAGTGGAAAAATTCACACAATATCAGGCGGCTTATTGGATTGAGAAAGCTCTTTCGGTCGACAACCTGTTTGTATTTATCCTTGTTTTCGGATTCTTTAAAGTTCCGAAATATTTACACCACAAAGTTTTATTTTGGGGAATTATAGGAGCTTTGATCTTCAGGGCAATATTTATATTTGCTGGAGTTGGCCTTATCAATTTAACTTATTTACCGGAGATGAACATTTTTGGTGAAGCTGTTAAAATTAATATTGTTATGATGCTGTTCGGTTTATTCCTTGTGTATGCAGGTATTAAATCCTGGGGTGATGGAGATGATGATGACGATGAAGACTACAGTAATACCGCAGGAGCAAGGTTAATAAAAAGCTTCTGGAAAGTTTCGGATAATTATGACGGAGATAAATTCTTTACCATCCAGAATGGAATTAAAATGGCAACGCCACTTTTGGTTGTGGTAGGAGTAATTGAATTCACTGACGTTCTTTTTGCCGTAGATTCAATTCCTGCAATTTTTGCAATTTCTGATGATCCATTCATCCTTTATACTTCGAATATTTTTGCTATTTTAGGACTAAGATCGCTTTATTTCCTGTTAGCGAACTTTATCCATATGTTCAGCAAGCTGCCATATGGTTTGGCGATTATTTTATCCTTTATTGGAGTTAAAATGTTAATTGCACCATGGATCCATATTTCGTCTCCTGTTTCTTTAGGAATTGTAGGCGGGGTATTAGTGATTTCGGTTATTTTATCAATTATGTTCCCTGAGAAAAAGGAAGATGAAAAAGAAAAATTAGAAGAAAATTAA